From one Erinaceus europaeus chromosome 4, mEriEur2.1, whole genome shotgun sequence genomic stretch:
- the CDC42EP1 gene encoding cdc42 effector protein 1, which yields MPGPQGVTGAPTMSLGKLSPVSWVSSAQGKRRLTADMISPPLGDFRHTMHVGRGGDVFGDTSFLSNHGGGSSSGGSHRSPRSYLAKKLQQVRRAGATPRRVASPPSASPAPPAVSPIIKNAISLPQLNQATYDSLVVGKISFDSSPASPKDGHSSYGLDSGFCTITRLPRQDKPRERDRESTFPSEPELRRSDSLLSFRLDLDLGPSLLSELLGVMSLSEASAVETPGQASATNPPTHGHCPNGVTAGLGAVAETSTRPSGECPLIPVPTDKAPSRPWGVGSGDSRHPTQTDAGHELAGALPQARASWESLDEEWGAPRVGGRAPVPSAVQAHTFAFADTEEDDEVKV from the exons ATGCCGGGTCCCCAGGGGGTCACTGGAGCCCCCACCATGAGCCTGGGCAAGCTCTCACCTGTGAGCTGGGTGTCCAGCGCCCAAGGGAAGCGGCGGTTGACGGCGGACATGATCAGCCCCCCACTCGGGGACTTCCGCCACACCATGCACGTGGGCCGGGGTGGAGATGTCTTTGGAGACACCTCTTTCCTCAGCAACCACGGTGGCGGCAGCAGCTCCGGGGGCTCCCACCGCTCACCCCGAAGCTACCTGGCCAAGAAGCTGCAGCAGGTGCGCCGGGCAGGGGCCACGCCCCGGAGGGTGGCCTCCCCGCCTTCAGCCTCACCCGCACCGCCCGCCGTCTCCCCCATCATCAAGAATGCCATCTCCCTGCCCCAGCTCAACCAGGCCACCTATGACAGCCTCGTCGTGGGCAAGATCAGCTTTGACAGCAGCCCTGCCAGCCCCAAGGATGGCCATTCTAGTTACG GCCTGGACTCGGGGTTCTGCACCATCACGCGCCTGCCCCGCCAGGACAAGCCCCGGGAACGAGACCGGGAGAGCACCTTCCCCTCAGAGCCAGAGCTCCGCCGCTCAGATTCCCTCCTGTCCTTCCGTCTGGACCTCGACCTCGGGCCCTCACTCCTTAGCGAGCTGCTGGGTGTCATGAGCCTCTCCGAAGCCTCAGCAGTAGAGACCCCTGGCCAAGCCTCTGCCACAAACCCCCCGACCCATGGACATTGTCCCAATGGGGTCACTGCTGGGCTGGGTGCAGTGGCTGAAACCAGCACAAGGCCCTCAGGAGAGTGTCCCCTCATCCCCGTTCCCACCGACAAGGCCCCCAGCAGGCCCTGGGGAGTGGGCTCAGGGGACAGCCGCCACCCCACCCAGACAGATGCTGGGCACGAGCTGGCGGGGGCCTTGCCTCAGGCTCGAGCTTCCTGGGAGAGCCTGGACGAAGAGTGGGGGGCACCCCGGGTGGGCGGCAGGGCCCCAGTGCCCAGTGCAGTGCAGGCACACACCTTTGCATTTGCCGACACCGAGGAGGATGATGAGGTCAAGGTGTGA
- the LGALS2 gene encoding galectin-2, which translates to MSVKFEIANMHVKQGSTLKIKGKIDNDADGFVINLGQGSEKLSLHFNPRFRESTIVCNSKDSGKWGQEQRDNHLCFSPGSEIKFTMIFESNEFKVKLPDGHQVTFPNRLGHSHLSYMCVKGGFNITSFKYE; encoded by the exons ATGTCG GTGAAATTTGAGATTGCGAACATGCATGTGAAGCAGGGGTCAACCCTGAAGATCAAGGGAAAGATCGATAATGATGCAGACGG TTTTGTGATTAATCTGGGCCAGGGCTCGGAGAAGCTGAGCCTGCACTTCAACCCACGCTTCCGTGAGTCCACCATCGTCTGCAACTCCAAGGACAGCGGCAAATGGGGACAGGAGCAGCGGGACAATCACCTGTGCTTCAGCCCAGGGTCAGAGATCAAG TTCACCATGATCTTTGAGAGCAACGAGTTCAAGGTGAAGCTACCAGACGGGCACCAGGTGACCTTCCCTAACAGGCTGGGCCACAGTCACCTGAGCTATATGTGTGTGAAGGGCGGCTTCAACATCACCTCCTTCAAGTACGAGTGA